A genomic window from Micromonospora sp. WMMA1947 includes:
- the pyk gene encoding pyruvate kinase — MGVTRRAKIVCTLGPATASPERIRGLVEAGMNVARLNFSHGSHADHESVYRLVREAAEAAGKPVAVLADLQGPKIRLGRFADGPHEWRTGDSVVITGDDVVGTKERVSCTYRKLPQEVKPGDRLLIDDGRVAVEVSDVTGNDIRCLVTEGGPVSNNKGVSLPNVAVSVPALSDKDAEDLRFALGLGVDLVALSFVRSPEDIKLVHSIMDEEGVRRPVLAKVEKPEAVDHLEAIVLSFDGVMVARGDLGVELPLDQVPLVQKRAVQLCRENAKPVIVATQMLDSMIENSRPTRAEASDVANAVLDGADAVMLSGETSVGKYPVLTVSTMAKIITTTEAGSIAVPRLQHDPRTHGGALTVAASSIARAIGAKAMVAFSQTGDTVKRLARLHCDLPLLAFTPVPEVRNQLALSWGVETFLMPFVQHTDDMFRQVDQALLGLNRANPGDYVVIVAGSPPGTPGSTNTLRVHQLGSLVDAASARALQ, encoded by the coding sequence ATGGGCGTGACACGCCGCGCGAAGATCGTCTGCACTCTCGGCCCCGCCACCGCGTCCCCGGAGCGTATCCGCGGGCTCGTCGAAGCCGGCATGAACGTGGCGAGGCTCAACTTCAGCCACGGCAGTCACGCCGACCACGAGTCGGTCTACCGGCTGGTCCGGGAAGCGGCCGAGGCGGCCGGCAAGCCGGTCGCCGTGCTCGCCGACCTCCAGGGCCCCAAGATCCGTCTCGGCCGGTTCGCCGACGGCCCGCACGAGTGGCGTACCGGCGACTCCGTCGTGATCACCGGTGACGACGTCGTCGGCACCAAGGAGCGGGTCTCCTGCACCTACCGCAAGCTGCCCCAGGAGGTGAAGCCGGGCGACCGGCTGCTGATCGACGACGGCCGCGTCGCGGTCGAGGTCAGCGACGTCACCGGTAACGACATCCGGTGCCTGGTCACCGAGGGTGGCCCGGTCTCCAACAACAAGGGCGTCTCGCTGCCGAACGTCGCGGTGAGCGTCCCGGCCCTGTCCGACAAGGATGCCGAGGACCTGCGCTTCGCCCTCGGCCTCGGCGTCGACCTGGTCGCGCTGTCGTTCGTCCGGTCGCCGGAGGACATCAAGCTCGTCCACTCGATCATGGACGAGGAGGGTGTGCGCCGCCCGGTCCTGGCCAAGGTCGAGAAGCCGGAGGCGGTCGACCACCTGGAGGCGATCGTGCTCTCCTTCGACGGCGTCATGGTCGCCCGCGGCGACCTCGGCGTCGAACTGCCGCTGGACCAGGTGCCGCTGGTGCAGAAGCGCGCCGTGCAGCTGTGCCGGGAGAACGCCAAGCCGGTCATCGTGGCCACCCAGATGCTCGACTCGATGATCGAGAACTCCCGTCCGACCCGCGCCGAGGCGTCCGACGTGGCCAACGCGGTGCTCGACGGCGCCGACGCGGTGATGCTCTCCGGCGAGACCAGCGTCGGCAAGTACCCGGTCCTCACCGTCAGCACCATGGCGAAGATCATCACCACCACCGAGGCCGGCTCGATCGCCGTCCCCCGGCTGCAGCACGACCCGCGTACGCACGGCGGCGCGCTCACCGTCGCCGCCTCGTCGATCGCCCGGGCCATCGGCGCCAAGGCCATGGTCGCGTTCTCGCAGACCGGTGACACCGTCAAGCGCCTGGCCCGGCTGCACTGCGACCTGCCGCTGCTGGCGTTCACGCCGGTGCCGGAGGTGCGCAACCAGCTCGCGCTGTCCTGGGGCGTGGAGACGTTCCTGATGCCGTTCGTCCAGCACACCGACGACATGTTCCGCCAGGTCGACCAGGCGCTGCTCGGCCTCAACCGGGCCAACCCGGGCGACTACGTGGTGATCGTGGCGGGCAGCCCGCCCGGCACCCCCGGCTCCACCAACACGCTGCGCGTGCACCAGCTGGGCTCGCTGGTCGACGCTGCCTCGGCACGAGCCCTCCAATGA
- a CDS encoding acyl-CoA thioesterase II has product MSVATGQAAVDQLLEVLDLARTGEMTFRGMSPPVGPQRVYGGQVAGQALVAAGRTVDAERAVHSLHGYFVRPGDPAEPIEYQVENVRDGRSFSVRRSVALQHDKPIFFMSASFQRQEEGLDHHAPLPPDVPRPDDVPTMTDRLSRYPERLGIWGMIPRPIDVRYVGEPGWVRPGDRPAEPHQRVWMRLDGKLPDDPLLHACALTYASDLTLLDSVLSVHGEVWGPGGVVGASLDHALWFHRSFRADEWFLYDCWSPSASGARGLATGRMFTTDGRHIASAVQEGLLRRVGG; this is encoded by the coding sequence ATGAGTGTGGCGACCGGGCAGGCGGCGGTCGACCAGCTGCTGGAGGTGCTCGACCTCGCCCGTACCGGGGAGATGACCTTCCGGGGGATGAGCCCGCCGGTGGGCCCGCAGCGGGTCTACGGCGGCCAGGTCGCCGGTCAGGCCCTGGTCGCGGCCGGCCGCACCGTCGACGCGGAGCGGGCCGTGCACTCCCTGCACGGCTACTTCGTGCGCCCCGGCGACCCGGCCGAGCCGATCGAGTACCAGGTGGAGAACGTCCGCGACGGCCGCTCCTTCTCGGTACGCCGCTCGGTGGCGCTGCAGCACGACAAGCCGATCTTCTTCATGTCGGCGTCGTTTCAGCGCCAGGAGGAGGGGCTGGACCACCACGCCCCGCTCCCGCCGGACGTACCCCGCCCGGACGACGTGCCGACCATGACCGACCGGCTCTCCCGCTACCCGGAGCGCCTCGGCATCTGGGGGATGATCCCGCGCCCGATCGACGTGCGGTACGTCGGCGAGCCCGGCTGGGTGCGTCCCGGTGACCGCCCGGCCGAACCGCACCAGCGGGTGTGGATGCGCCTTGACGGCAAGCTGCCGGACGATCCGCTGCTGCACGCGTGCGCCCTCACGTACGCCTCCGACCTGACGCTGCTGGACTCGGTGCTGTCGGTGCACGGCGAGGTGTGGGGGCCGGGCGGCGTGGTCGGCGCGAGCCTCGACCACGCCCTGTGGTTCCACAGGTCGTTCCGTGCCGACGAGTGGTTCCTGTACGACTGCTGGAGCCCGTCGGCATCGGGTGCCCGTGGCCTGGCCACCGGCCGGATGTTCACCACCGACGGACGGCACATCGCCAGCGCCGTCCAGGAGGGGCTGCTGCGGCGCGTCGGCGGCTGA
- a CDS encoding Rrf2 family transcriptional regulator: MRLSARVDYALRAAAELASVADGTAERSRPVTAEQIARAQDIPPKFLESILLQLRRGGIVHAQRGPEGGYWLARPAGEISLAEVIRVIDGPLAHVRGQRPEQLGYQGAARALQDVWIALRASEREILELVTIADVAAGALPGRVNELAADPRAWS; encoded by the coding sequence ATGCGCCTTTCCGCCCGGGTCGACTATGCCCTCCGCGCGGCCGCCGAGCTGGCCTCCGTCGCGGACGGGACTGCCGAGCGGAGCCGCCCGGTGACCGCCGAGCAGATCGCCCGCGCGCAGGACATCCCGCCGAAGTTCCTGGAGAGCATCCTGCTGCAACTGCGCCGGGGCGGCATCGTGCACGCCCAGCGTGGCCCGGAGGGCGGCTACTGGCTGGCCCGGCCGGCCGGGGAGATCTCCCTGGCCGAGGTGATCCGCGTCATCGACGGCCCGCTGGCGCACGTACGCGGGCAGCGTCCGGAGCAGCTCGGCTACCAGGGTGCGGCCCGCGCGCTGCAGGACGTCTGGATCGCGCTGCGGGCCAGCGAGCGGGAGATCCTCGAGCTGGTCACCATCGCCGACGTGGCGGCCGGCGCGCTGCCCGGCCGGGTCAACGAGCTGGCCGCCGACCCGCGCGCCTGGAGCTGA
- a CDS encoding sulfite exporter TauE/SafE family protein — translation MRKLLVLALVGLAAQLVDGALGMAYGLTSSTLLLFAGVAPAAASASVHLAEIGTTLAAGVSHWRFGNVDWKVVGRIALPGAIGAFAGATFLSSISTEAAAPWMAAILFTLGAYLLVRFSRPLRANRAAGRLRSRFLAPLGLVAGFVDATGGGGWGPVATPALLVSGRMEPRKVIGSVDTSEFVVAGAASIGFLIGLGSEGFLLPTVAALLVGGLIAAPIAAWLVRIVPAQLLGAVIGGVIVLTNARTLLSAGGVGGSVPVVVYVLLGAAWLVAVGLAVRALRRTRRARATVDAALAAAPPAEAGKPAQPGESVEPAEAAQPGQVPQPGQVPQPVATAETTEAAESRKLAAAVEG, via the coding sequence GTGCGCAAGCTGCTGGTCCTCGCCCTCGTCGGGCTCGCCGCGCAACTCGTCGACGGCGCGCTCGGCATGGCGTACGGGCTGACCTCCTCGACGCTTCTCCTGTTCGCCGGTGTCGCACCGGCCGCCGCGTCCGCCTCGGTGCACCTGGCCGAGATCGGCACCACGCTCGCCGCCGGCGTCTCGCACTGGCGATTCGGCAACGTCGACTGGAAGGTGGTCGGCCGGATCGCGCTGCCCGGCGCCATCGGCGCGTTCGCCGGAGCGACTTTCCTCAGCTCGATCTCCACCGAGGCGGCGGCCCCGTGGATGGCCGCCATCCTGTTCACGCTCGGCGCGTACCTGCTGGTGCGGTTCTCCCGGCCGCTGCGCGCGAACCGGGCCGCCGGCCGGCTGCGCAGCCGTTTCCTCGCGCCGCTCGGCCTGGTCGCCGGCTTCGTCGACGCCACCGGCGGCGGTGGCTGGGGCCCGGTCGCCACCCCGGCGCTGCTGGTGTCCGGCCGGATGGAACCCCGCAAGGTCATCGGCTCGGTGGACACCTCCGAGTTCGTGGTGGCCGGCGCGGCCAGCATCGGCTTCCTCATCGGCCTGGGCTCCGAGGGCTTCCTGCTGCCGACGGTGGCCGCGCTCCTGGTCGGCGGCCTGATCGCCGCGCCGATCGCCGCCTGGCTGGTCCGCATCGTTCCCGCCCAGCTGCTCGGCGCCGTGATCGGCGGCGTGATCGTGCTGACGAACGCCCGCACGCTGCTGAGCGCCGGCGGCGTGGGCGGGTCGGTGCCGGTCGTGGTGTACGTGCTGCTCGGCGCCGCCTGGCTGGTCGCCGTCGGGCTGGCGGTGCGCGCGCTGCGCCGTACCCGCCGGGCCCGCGCCACTGTCGACGCGGCCCTGGCCGCCGCGCCGCCGGCCGAGGCGGGGAAGCCTGCCCAGCCGGGGGAGTCCGTCGAGCCGGCGGAGGCCGCGCAGCCGGGGCAGGTCCCGCAGCCGGGGCAGGTCCCGCAGCCGGTGGCCACCGCCGAGACCACCGAGGCCGCGGAGTCGCGGAAGCTCGCCGCCGCTGTCGAGGGCTGA
- a CDS encoding cellulose binding domain-containing protein, whose protein sequence is MHPTTPRRRIALLAAASAVTLSAGALTTMTAAAAAVACRVDYRITNQWSGGFGADVTVTNLGDPVNGWTVGWSFAAGQQVVQAWNATVSQSGAQVSARDAGYNAAIGTGGTANFGFNGSWNNASNPVPAAFTLNGTACTGAPSTSAPPSTPPPSTTPPPTTPPPTTPPPTDPPAGAKQMEKLDRGLVSVRSGSGNLVSWRLLGTETSGVAFNLYRGGTKVNGSPITGATTYLDSGAAAGSAYTVRAVVNGAEQAASAPALQFANGYLDVPIQPPPGGTTPAGEGYSYSANDASVGDLDGDGRYEFVLKWDPSNAKDNSQSGYTGNVYVDAYTLAGTRLWRVDLGRNIRAGAHYTQFQVYDYDGDGDAEVAMKTADGTRSGTGQVIGNGSADHRNSSGYVLAGPEYLTMFDGRTGAALSTVDYDPPRGTVSSWGDSYGNRVDRFLAGTAYLDGQRPSLIMARGYYTRAVVAAWDFRDGTLRKRWTFDSNASGNGAAAGQGNHQLSVADVDNDGRQEIVYGAATIDDNGRLLYSTGNGHGDALHVGDLDTSRAGLEIFKVDEDGSKPSSWMADARTGQIIWQTAPNGDNGRGVSGDVWAGSPGAESWSSAVDGLLNTRGQNIGRKPSSANFLIWWDGDPVRELLDATKIDKYGTGGETRLLTGSGVASNNGTKSTPALSADLLGDWREEVVWRTSDSTALRIYSTPVTTGLRLPTLMHDPQYRVAVAWQNTAYNQPPHPGFHLGDGMSTPPAPNIYLR, encoded by the coding sequence GTGCACCCCACCACCCCTCGCCGCCGGATCGCGCTGCTCGCCGCGGCCTCGGCGGTCACCCTGTCGGCCGGCGCGCTCACCACGATGACTGCTGCCGCGGCGGCCGTCGCCTGCCGGGTCGACTACCGGATCACCAACCAGTGGAGCGGCGGCTTCGGCGCCGACGTGACAGTCACCAACCTCGGCGACCCGGTCAACGGCTGGACTGTCGGCTGGAGCTTCGCCGCCGGCCAGCAGGTCGTCCAGGCGTGGAACGCGACGGTCAGCCAGTCCGGGGCGCAGGTGAGCGCCCGCGACGCCGGCTACAACGCGGCCATCGGCACCGGCGGCACCGCGAACTTCGGCTTCAACGGCTCCTGGAACAACGCGTCGAACCCGGTCCCGGCCGCGTTCACGCTCAACGGCACCGCCTGCACCGGCGCGCCGTCGACCAGCGCGCCACCGTCGACGCCGCCACCGAGCACCACACCTCCGCCCACCACACCGCCACCGACCACACCCCCGCCCACCGACCCGCCGGCCGGGGCGAAGCAGATGGAGAAGCTCGACCGAGGGCTGGTCAGCGTCCGCTCCGGCAGCGGGAACCTCGTCTCCTGGCGGCTGCTCGGCACCGAGACCTCGGGCGTGGCGTTCAACCTCTACCGGGGCGGCACCAAGGTCAACGGCAGCCCGATCACCGGCGCCACCACGTACCTGGACAGCGGCGCGGCGGCCGGCTCGGCGTACACCGTGCGGGCCGTGGTGAACGGCGCCGAGCAGGCGGCGTCCGCGCCGGCGCTCCAGTTCGCCAACGGTTACCTGGACGTGCCGATCCAGCCCCCACCCGGCGGCACCACCCCGGCGGGGGAGGGCTACAGCTACTCGGCGAACGACGCGAGCGTCGGTGACCTCGACGGCGACGGCCGGTACGAGTTCGTGCTCAAGTGGGATCCGTCGAACGCCAAGGACAACTCGCAGTCCGGCTACACCGGCAACGTCTACGTCGACGCGTACACGCTCGCCGGCACCCGGCTGTGGCGCGTCGACCTGGGCCGCAACATCCGCGCCGGCGCCCACTACACCCAGTTCCAGGTGTACGACTACGACGGCGACGGAGACGCCGAAGTGGCCATGAAGACCGCCGACGGCACCCGCTCCGGCACCGGCCAGGTGATCGGCAACGGCTCGGCCGACCACCGCAACTCCAGCGGCTACGTGCTCGCCGGCCCGGAGTACCTGACCATGTTCGACGGCCGCACCGGCGCAGCACTTTCCACAGTCGACTACGACCCGCCGCGCGGCACCGTCTCGTCCTGGGGCGACTCGTACGGCAACCGGGTCGACCGGTTCCTCGCCGGCACCGCGTACCTGGACGGGCAGCGCCCCTCGCTGATCATGGCGCGCGGCTACTACACCCGCGCCGTCGTCGCGGCCTGGGACTTCCGCGACGGCACGCTGCGCAAGCGCTGGACGTTCGACTCGAACGCCTCCGGCAACGGCGCCGCCGCCGGCCAGGGCAACCACCAGCTCTCCGTGGCCGACGTCGACAACGACGGCCGCCAGGAGATCGTGTACGGCGCCGCCACCATCGACGACAACGGCCGGCTGCTGTACTCCACCGGCAACGGCCACGGCGACGCCCTGCACGTCGGCGACCTCGACACGTCCCGCGCCGGCCTGGAGATCTTCAAGGTCGACGAGGACGGCAGCAAGCCCAGCTCCTGGATGGCCGACGCGCGTACCGGGCAGATCATCTGGCAGACCGCGCCGAACGGCGACAACGGCCGCGGCGTCTCCGGTGACGTCTGGGCCGGCAGCCCGGGCGCGGAGTCCTGGTCGTCGGCGGTCGACGGGCTGCTCAACACCCGGGGGCAGAACATCGGGCGCAAGCCGTCGTCGGCGAACTTCCTGATCTGGTGGGACGGCGACCCGGTCCGGGAACTGCTCGACGCCACGAAGATCGACAAGTACGGCACCGGCGGCGAGACCCGGCTGCTCACCGGCAGCGGCGTCGCCTCGAACAACGGCACCAAGTCCACCCCGGCACTCTCGGCCGACCTGCTCGGTGACTGGCGCGAGGAGGTGGTCTGGCGTACCTCCGACAGCACCGCGCTACGGATCTACAGCACGCCGGTCACCACCGGCCTGCGCCTGCCGACGCTGATGCACGACCCGCAGTACCGGGTGGCGGTGGCCTGGCAGAACACCGCCTACAACCAGCCGCCGCACCCGGGCTTCCACCTGGGCGACGGCATGAGCACCCCGCCCGCCCCGAACATCTACCTGCGCTGA
- a CDS encoding LLM class flavin-dependent oxidoreductase, with the protein MSVLDLAPVAATGSAGEALRHTTELARRTEELGYRRFWVAEHHNMPAIASSAPAVLLAHLAANTSTIRLGSGGVMLPNHAPLVVAEQFGTLEALHPGRIDLGIGRAPGTDQVTALALRRTMEGLSAEHFPRELADLMNYFSGAEPGPITATPGRGQSPQVWLLGSSGFSAQLAGLLGLPFSFAHHFSSQNTIPALQLYRQNFRPSQWLDRPYAMVAVNAVCAETDERAEWLAGPAGLSFLKLRSGRPEPLVTPEEAAAYPYSEFEREFVAQRRDGQATGSPETVARQLGELLERTGADELMLTTMVYDVADRVRSFELIAEKVAGGLRREG; encoded by the coding sequence ATGTCTGTTCTTGATCTTGCCCCGGTGGCGGCGACCGGCAGTGCCGGTGAGGCGCTGCGACACACCACGGAGCTGGCCCGCCGCACCGAGGAGCTGGGCTACCGCCGGTTCTGGGTGGCCGAGCACCACAACATGCCGGCGATCGCGAGTTCGGCGCCGGCGGTGCTGCTCGCGCACCTGGCGGCGAACACCAGCACGATCCGGCTCGGCTCCGGCGGCGTGATGCTGCCCAACCACGCACCGCTGGTGGTGGCCGAGCAGTTCGGCACGCTGGAGGCGCTGCACCCGGGCCGGATCGACCTGGGCATCGGCCGGGCGCCGGGCACCGACCAGGTGACCGCGCTGGCGCTGCGCCGCACCATGGAGGGCCTGTCCGCCGAGCACTTCCCGCGTGAGCTGGCCGACCTGATGAACTACTTCTCCGGCGCCGAGCCGGGCCCGATCACCGCGACGCCGGGCCGCGGCCAGTCGCCGCAGGTGTGGCTGCTCGGGTCCAGCGGGTTCAGCGCGCAGCTGGCCGGCCTGCTCGGGCTGCCGTTCTCGTTCGCGCACCACTTCAGCTCGCAGAACACGATTCCGGCGTTGCAGCTCTACCGGCAGAACTTCCGGCCGTCGCAGTGGCTGGACCGGCCGTACGCGATGGTGGCCGTCAACGCGGTCTGCGCGGAGACCGACGAGCGGGCCGAGTGGCTGGCCGGGCCGGCCGGGCTGTCGTTCCTGAAGCTGCGCTCGGGGCGGCCGGAGCCGCTGGTCACGCCGGAGGAGGCGGCGGCGTACCCGTACTCGGAGTTCGAGCGGGAGTTCGTCGCCCAGCGCCGTGACGGGCAGGCGACCGGCTCGCCGGAGACGGTGGCCCGGCAGCTCGGTGAGTTGCTGGAGCGCACCGGCGCGGACGAGCTGATGCTCACCACGATGGTCTACGACGTGGCCGACCGGGTCCGCTCGTTCGAGCTGATCGCCGAGAAGGTGGCGGGCGGGCTGCGCCGGGAGGGCTGA
- a CDS encoding Lrp/AsnC family transcriptional regulator: protein MPAAPNDVRPFAGLDDTDRAILTELAADGRLPNNALAERVGVAPSTCLTRTRALRECGAIRGFHAEVDPAAVGLPLQALVSVRLTAHERAAVDAFRARSVRLPGVVSVFHVAGAEDYVLHVRAASGDALRDFVLDHLAVDPAVQHTQTSLIFEQARGMG, encoded by the coding sequence ATGCCTGCCGCACCGAATGATGTACGGCCGTTCGCCGGCCTGGACGACACCGATCGCGCGATCCTCACCGAGTTGGCGGCCGACGGCCGGCTGCCGAACAACGCGCTGGCCGAGCGGGTGGGGGTGGCGCCGTCGACGTGCCTGACGCGTACCCGGGCGCTGCGCGAGTGCGGGGCGATCCGCGGGTTCCACGCCGAGGTCGACCCGGCGGCGGTGGGTCTGCCGTTGCAGGCGCTGGTGTCGGTGCGGTTGACGGCGCACGAGCGGGCCGCCGTGGACGCGTTCCGGGCCCGGTCGGTGCGGCTACCAGGGGTGGTGTCGGTGTTCCACGTGGCGGGCGCGGAGGACTACGTGCTGCACGTGCGGGCCGCCTCCGGGGACGCGCTGCGGGACTTCGTCCTCGACCATCTGGCTGTCGATCCGGCGGTGCAGCACACCCAGACCAGCCTGATCTTCGAGCAGGCCCGGGGTATGGGGTAG
- a CDS encoding PLP-dependent aspartate aminotransferase family protein: protein MFDASGMTSVDTAAVHAGRADLAGLGVHVPPIDLSTTNPLPSVAGGGDDYETLATGGTLPAGGSAVYQRLWNPTVARFETALAQLEGTAEAVAFASGMAALTAALLAATRDGKRHVVAVRPLYGGTDHVLATGLLGTEVTWATPADVAAAIRPDTALVLVETPANPSLDLVDIAALAGAAGDVPLLVDNTVATPVLQQPARHGAALVLHSATKSIGGHGDVLAGVIACAPEWAARLRQVRAVTGAVLHPLGAYLLHRGIQTLPLRVRAQQAGAEKLAAWLAGHPAVERVHHPSLYDPAGLVGRQMSGTGSLLAFEVRGGAPAAAEVAGTCELITHAVSLGGVDTLIQHPASLTHRPVEGDAKPCGGLLRVSVGLEDPEDLRADLAQALSRI, encoded by the coding sequence ATGTTCGACGCTTCCGGCATGACTTCCGTGGACACCGCAGCCGTACACGCCGGGCGCGCCGACCTCGCCGGGCTCGGCGTCCACGTCCCGCCGATCGACCTGTCCACCACCAACCCGCTGCCCTCGGTGGCCGGAGGCGGTGACGACTACGAGACGCTCGCCACCGGCGGCACCCTCCCGGCCGGCGGCAGCGCCGTCTACCAGCGCCTCTGGAACCCCACAGTGGCCCGGTTCGAGACCGCGCTCGCCCAGCTCGAAGGCACCGCCGAGGCGGTCGCGTTCGCCAGCGGCATGGCCGCCCTCACCGCCGCCCTGCTCGCCGCCACCCGCGACGGCAAACGCCACGTCGTCGCCGTCCGCCCCCTCTACGGCGGCACCGACCATGTCCTCGCCACCGGCCTGCTCGGCACCGAGGTCACCTGGGCCACCCCCGCCGACGTGGCCGCCGCCATCCGACCCGACACCGCGCTGGTGCTGGTCGAGACGCCCGCCAACCCCAGCCTCGACCTGGTCGACATCGCCGCGCTCGCCGGCGCCGCCGGTGACGTCCCGCTGCTCGTCGACAACACCGTCGCCACCCCGGTGCTCCAGCAGCCCGCCCGCCACGGCGCCGCGCTCGTGCTGCACAGCGCCACCAAGAGCATCGGCGGCCACGGCGACGTCCTCGCCGGAGTGATCGCCTGCGCTCCCGAATGGGCCGCCCGGCTGCGCCAGGTCCGCGCCGTCACCGGCGCCGTCCTGCACCCGCTCGGCGCGTACCTGCTGCACCGCGGCATCCAGACCCTCCCGCTGCGGGTCCGCGCCCAGCAGGCCGGTGCGGAGAAGCTCGCCGCCTGGCTCGCCGGCCACCCCGCCGTCGAGCGCGTCCACCACCCGTCCCTGTACGACCCGGCCGGGCTGGTCGGCCGCCAGATGTCCGGCACCGGCAGCCTGCTCGCCTTCGAGGTACGCGGCGGCGCGCCCGCCGCGGCCGAGGTCGCCGGCACCTGCGAACTGATCACCCACGCGGTGTCGCTGGGCGGTGTCGACACGCTGATCCAGCACCCGGCCTCGCTCACCCACCGGCCGGTCGAGGGCGACGCCAAGCCCTGCGGCGGGCTGCTGCGCGTCTCGGTCGGCCTGGAGGACCCGGAGGACCTGCGGGCGGATCTCGCGCAGGCGCTGTCGCGCATCTGA
- a CDS encoding LAGLIDADG family homing endonuclease — MHAPTDPAAYAYLLGLYLGDGHLVTKARVPVLRIACSDCWPGLIEACDDAMRAVLAEKVQRVQKPGCVSVQSYGKHWPCLLPQHGPGKKHERPIVLTDWQRPIVEAQAGDFLRGLFHSDGCRFANRVVVRGKAYVYPRYMFANESADIMGLCQRALDRLGIAWRMNRRNSLSVARREAVAALDRHVGPKS, encoded by the coding sequence ATGCACGCTCCGACAGATCCGGCGGCCTACGCCTATCTCCTCGGCCTCTACCTCGGCGACGGGCACCTCGTCACCAAGGCCCGGGTGCCGGTGCTCCGGATCGCCTGCAGCGACTGCTGGCCGGGCCTGATCGAGGCGTGCGACGACGCCATGCGAGCGGTGCTGGCCGAGAAGGTGCAGCGGGTCCAGAAACCGGGCTGCGTCAGCGTGCAGAGTTACGGGAAGCACTGGCCGTGCCTACTACCGCAGCACGGGCCCGGCAAGAAGCACGAGCGCCCGATCGTTCTGACCGATTGGCAGCGACCCATTGTCGAGGCCCAGGCGGGCGACTTCCTGCGCGGCCTGTTCCACTCCGACGGCTGCCGTTTCGCCAACCGGGTCGTCGTGCGCGGCAAGGCGTACGTCTATCCGCGCTACATGTTCGCCAACGAGTCCGCCGACATCATGGGCCTCTGCCAGCGGGCCCTCGACCGGCTGGGCATCGCCTGGCGGATGAACCGCCGCAACTCCCTCTCGGTGGCCCGCCGGGAGGCGGTCGCCGCCCTCGACCGGCACGTCGGCCCGAAGTCGTGA
- a CDS encoding response regulator, which translates to MGEMQADAERKRVLIAEDEALIRLDLAEMLVEEGYEVVGEAGDGETAVKLAEELKPDLVILDIKMPIMDGLAAAERIAGARIAPVIILTAFSQRDLVERARAAGAMAYLVKPFQKSDLVPAVEIALSRYSEIAALESEVAGLTDRLEIRKTVERAKGALMTTYGMTEPQAFKWIQRTAMDHRMTMKEVAERILAETAGGEVEQPTP; encoded by the coding sequence GTGGGCGAGATGCAGGCGGACGCCGAGCGCAAGCGCGTTCTGATCGCCGAGGACGAGGCGCTCATCCGGCTGGACCTGGCCGAGATGCTCGTCGAAGAGGGCTACGAGGTGGTCGGCGAGGCCGGTGACGGCGAGACCGCCGTCAAGCTCGCCGAGGAGCTCAAGCCGGATCTGGTCATCCTCGACATCAAGATGCCGATCATGGACGGGCTGGCCGCCGCCGAGCGGATCGCCGGCGCGCGCATCGCCCCGGTGATCATCCTGACCGCGTTCAGCCAGCGTGACCTGGTGGAGCGGGCGCGGGCGGCCGGCGCGATGGCGTACCTGGTCAAGCCGTTCCAGAAGAGCGACCTGGTGCCGGCGGTGGAGATCGCGCTGTCCCGCTACTCGGAGATCGCCGCGCTGGAGTCGGAGGTCGCCGGCCTCACCGACCGGCTGGAGATCCGCAAGACCGTCGAGCGCGCCAAGGGTGCGCTGATGACGACGTACGGCATGACCGAGCCGCAGGCGTTCAAGTGGATCCAGCGCACCGCGATGGACCACCGGATGACCATGAAGGAGGTCGCCGAGCGGATCCTCGCGGAGACCGCCGGCGGCGAGGTGGAGCAGCCCACGCCCTGA